In the genome of Microcoleus vaginatus PCC 9802, the window GCTGCCCACGGTAGTGGCTTGACAAATACAATTTTTTGTAGCCAGGGAACTAAAGTAATTGAGTTGGTGTCGCCTCACTATATCAGCCATTATTACTGGGGAATCAGTCAATATTTGCAGTTGGAACATTACTTTTTAACGGGCGAGGCTTTTGAATGCTATCCTATTAGACAGTTGATGTATCAGAATTCGCTGACTGAAGATATTTTAGTGAACTTGAGTTCGCTGAAAAAGATGGTTGAGGTGGTGGGTTTGGGTTAGTTGGTGTCTGGAGCAAGTTTAATTATGCCCTCGATTGAGAAGATGGAAAAGGCAGCGGTTGATTTGAGTCGGCAAGCAGAAGTTTATTTAGCCGAAGGAAAGTTGAATGAGGCAGTTGCTGCTTGCGAGTCAGCGTTGAAAATTGAACCGAATTTGGCGGCAGCTTGCCAGACGCTGGGAAAGGTGATGCAGGTTCGAGGTGAAATCGAGCAAGCTAAGCAGTGGTATGAAGCGGCAATTGATCGTAATCCAAATTTGCCGGAAGTTTATGCTAATCTCGGCATTTTGTATTCTCAGGGGAAACAGTGGGGAAAGGCGATCGCTAATTGTGAAAAAGCAATTTCGCTAGCACCGAATTTTGCTGCTGCTTATCGGCAGTTGGCGAGAGTTTGGACGCAGTTGGAGAAGCAAGAAGAGGCGGCAGACTGTTGGTATCAAGCTTTTAATATAGACCCGAATTGGGCAACTGCTGAGGAGCACGTAACTCTGGGAAATAGTTTGGTTGAATTGGGAAAGTTCGATCGCGCTATTGAGTGTTATTCGCGGGCAATTAAGTTAAACCCAACCCTGGCAAAAGCTTATCACAATTTGGGGGAAATGCTGATTGGCCAAAAGCGATGGGATGAGGCGATCGCCAATTACCGACAAGCTATTGCCATCAATCCAAATTCGTTTGAATCTTACCACAGTTTGGGTAAAACTTGGGCGGAGCGAGGAGAATTCGATCGGGCGATCGCCTGTTACAACAAAAGCCTCGAACTCAATCCCAACTACGCTCGTGCTTACGTGGGTTTAGGTAATGTTTTCGCGCAAAAACGCGACTTTGATGCAGCCATTAAATGTTACCGTCAGACTCTGGAAATTAATGATAATTCCTACTGGGCATACAATTGCTTAGGGGACGCTTTTGCTCAAAAACAAATGTGGCAGGAAGCTATTAGTTGCTACCGCAAAGCTATTGAAATAAATCCAAATATTCCTTGGTTTTATGTCAATTTGGGAATTGCCTTCACCTGCGAAAAATCCTGGGATGAAGCTGTGGCTGCTTTCCTGCACGCGGTTCAGATTGAGCCGAATTTGACGGGAATCAATCAGAGGTTGGGATATGTTTTGCGGAAGCGCAGCGAATCGGGTTTAGACAGCACAATCGCAACTTACTGTCAAGCTATTGAGGTACTTGCAAGCGGGAAAATTTACCAGAACTTGCTGGGAATTGAGTTAGATGGAGCGGAGTTTTATATAAATTTAGGAAATAGTTTAGCAAAACAGAAGCAGTTGGAAGGTGCGATCGTATTTTATAGCATGGCACTGCAAATTGAACCCAATGCTGCGGAAGTTGTCGCCCAACTGGATAAGGTGCGGGCGAAACAACAGGAGTTATACGCACAAATTGCCGCTTACCGCCACCAAATAGAAATCGAGCCGACCAATTCTAAGCCTTACAACGATTTAGGAAATATTTTACCGCAATTAGGGGAATTAGAAGAAGCAATTATTTGCCACCAAAAAGCGAGCGAATTGAGGGGTTGGCCTGAGTGTGCAGCGAAAGATTATCAATTTACCCAAGATTGGTTTACCCACAATATTCCTATTTGGCAACGGCATTTGCATGAATTTACCGGAATTCCGGAATTTCAAGTAGTGGAAATCGGCAGTTTTCAAGGAATGTCGGCTTGCTGGCTGCTGGATAATATTTTAACTCATCCGACGGCAAAGATTACTTGTATTGATTTGTATTTCCAAGAACATTTTAAGGGCAATATTGTTAAAACGGGAGCAGCAGAGCGGGTAATTGAATTAGAAGGTTACTCTCAAGAGTTGTTAATTAATTTGGCTTCGGAATATTACGAGGTTGCTTACATTGACGGCTGTCATAAACCCACCAGTGCTCTGCAAGATGCGATTTTATCTTGGAGGTTAGTGAAAGTTGGGGGGTTGATGATTTTTGATGATTACGAGTTTACGTTTCCCGACAGCCCGGAGCACGATACTAAAATTGGGATAGATGTTTTTTTGGAGATGTTTGGAAGCCAGTTAGAAGTTGTACATAAAGGCTATCAACTGATTGTCAAAAAAATTGGCAATCAAAGTTTGGGCGAAGAGCAAACTCTGTTGTCTCTGGGTTGGGAAAAGTTAGGGGATATTGCGGCCAATACGGGTTATTTGGATGAGGCGAGCGCCCGCTATCAAACAGCTATTAAAATTAAGTCGGGCAACTACTTAACTTACCACAAGTTGGGTAAAGCTCTGCAAGAGAAAGAACTGTTTGACGAAGCTCGGGCCGCTTACCAACGGGCGATCGAACTAAACCCTAATTTTAGTTGGGCTTACCACTTTTTGGGGGAAACTTTACAGGCGCTTGAGGAATACGACGAAGCCACTGCTGCTTACCGCAAAGCTATTGAGTTAAATCCCGATTTTTGTTGGACTTACAACAATTTAGGCGATGTGCTGATGGAGCTTTCTGAGTGGGAGGAAGCTGCTGTTGCTTACCGCAAGTTAGTTGAACTAAATCCCGATTTTTGTTGGTCTTACGAGAGATTAGGTAAGGCTTGGGTTGCACTGGAAAATTGGGAGGACGCGACGGAGGCTTACCGCAAAGCTATTGAATTAAATCCTGATGATTGTTGGTTGTACAATAGTTTGGGGGAAGTTCTGGAATTCCAAGAAAATTGGCCCGAAGCAGCAGTTGCTTTTGGTCGTGCTATTGAGCTAGAACATGAGCATAGTTGGCTGTACAAAAAGTTGGGTGATGCACTGCGGAATCAAGGGGAATTGGAAAGGGCGATCGCCATTTACGAAAAAGGTATCAATCTCGATCCAAAATCTTGTTGGTGTTACGAAGGATTGGGTTTGAGTTTAATTGCAAAACAGCAGTGGGAACCTGCAATCACTAATTTAGTTCAAGCCCTGCAAATTAAACCCGATTTGTTTGAAGCTTACGATAATATAGGTTATGCTCTGGAACAACAAGGAGAAGGCGATGAGAGCGATCGGGCAAAATGCAGTAATCAAAATTTACCCTTAAGTATTCTCGAAAAATACTGTGCGTTTACAGAAGATTTGACCGTTGCAGCAGAATCAAATCCTAACCTCACCTGCATTGACATCCATCCTGCGAGTCAAATCAATTTATCTGATTCCAAAACAATCGACAGCAGCCGCAGATTTTGGGAACATCAAAGTCATTCCAGAAAAGCTTTTGTTGCCGTCTTGCCAAACGGACGAGCTTGGGCAGATGTTGTGACTACCGCCGTGATTACTTCAGACAATAAACTTGTTGCTGATATTTCAATGGGTTGTGCGGAATTGGTAATCACTTCCGACAAATTGCCTCCCGCTGAACACGTCGATGGAAATGTAGCTTTTTTATCTGCTCGCTGGGGTGGAGCAGCTTATTTTCATTGGATGTTTGATGTGATTACGCGATTTGACCTTTTACAGCGGAGCGGATTTATAGAAACTATAGATAAGTTTGTTGTCAATGCCTCGGATTCT includes:
- a CDS encoding tetratricopeptide repeat protein — its product is MPSIEKMEKAAVDLSRQAEVYLAEGKLNEAVAACESALKIEPNLAAACQTLGKVMQVRGEIEQAKQWYEAAIDRNPNLPEVYANLGILYSQGKQWGKAIANCEKAISLAPNFAAAYRQLARVWTQLEKQEEAADCWYQAFNIDPNWATAEEHVTLGNSLVELGKFDRAIECYSRAIKLNPTLAKAYHNLGEMLIGQKRWDEAIANYRQAIAINPNSFESYHSLGKTWAERGEFDRAIACYNKSLELNPNYARAYVGLGNVFAQKRDFDAAIKCYRQTLEINDNSYWAYNCLGDAFAQKQMWQEAISCYRKAIEINPNIPWFYVNLGIAFTCEKSWDEAVAAFLHAVQIEPNLTGINQRLGYVLRKRSESGLDSTIATYCQAIEVLASGKIYQNLLGIELDGAEFYINLGNSLAKQKQLEGAIVFYSMALQIEPNAAEVVAQLDKVRAKQQELYAQIAAYRHQIEIEPTNSKPYNDLGNILPQLGELEEAIICHQKASELRGWPECAAKDYQFTQDWFTHNIPIWQRHLHEFTGIPEFQVVEIGSFQGMSACWLLDNILTHPTAKITCIDLYFQEHFKGNIVKTGAAERVIELEGYSQELLINLASEYYEVAYIDGCHKPTSALQDAILSWRLVKVGGLMIFDDYEFTFPDSPEHDTKIGIDVFLEMFGSQLEVVHKGYQLIVKKIGNQSLGEEQTLLSLGWEKLGDIAANTGYLDEASARYQTAIKIKSGNYLTYHKLGKALQEKELFDEARAAYQRAIELNPNFSWAYHFLGETLQALEEYDEATAAYRKAIELNPDFCWTYNNLGDVLMELSEWEEAAVAYRKLVELNPDFCWSYERLGKAWVALENWEDATEAYRKAIELNPDDCWLYNSLGEVLEFQENWPEAAVAFGRAIELEHEHSWLYKKLGDALRNQGELERAIAIYEKGINLDPKSCWCYEGLGLSLIAKQQWEPAITNLVQALQIKPDLFEAYDNIGYALEQQGEGDESDRAKCSNQNLPLSILEKYCAFTEDLTVAAESNPNLTCIDIHPASQINLSDSKTIDSSRRFWEHQSHSRKAFVAVLPNGRAWADVVTTAVITSDNKLVADISMGCAELVITSDKLPPAEHVDGNVAFLSARWGGAAYFHWMFDVITRFDLLQRSGFIETIDKFVVNASDSSYQAETLDTLGISQDKLLESRCNLHITADKLIVPSISYDGSGAVSKWKCEYLKQTFLNEQPPINTDYSERIYISRQQASYRRIVNDEEVIKYLEKLGFRSVKLETMSIAEQASCLAAAKVVVAPHGGGLTNLVFCSPGTKVIEIFSPLYVPHCYWMISNLCGLEHYYLIGDLVDDGAQTKPLHKDMQLDLNSLEKLLAMAGVLHG